From the genome of Thermococcus chitonophagus, one region includes:
- a CDS encoding AbrB/MazE/SpoVT family DNA-binding domain-containing protein: protein MGVTKVTRNYQITIPAEIRKTLGIKEGELLEVYLEGDKIIIKRLERRRKRLRLGKKLPPEEIERIIEEGMKECAE, encoded by the coding sequence ATGGGCGTCACTAAAGTTACTAGGAATTACCAGATAACCATTCCTGCTGAGATCAGGAAGACTCTTGGGATAAAAGAGGGAGAGCTCCTTGAAGTGTACCTTGAAGGAGACAAGATAATCATTAAAAGACTAGAAAGGAGAAGAAAAAGGCTTAGACTTGGGAAGAAGCTCCCCCCAGAGGAAATTGAAAGAATCATAGAGGAGGGCATGAAAGAATGCGCGGAGTGA
- a CDS encoding PIN domain-containing protein, whose product MPSIVLQEFVWFFKGVGFSVTETWEILNGYTKDPRFKGLNDTPKVVENALRILIGENLSLSRFNDAMILVHALEKGAFVTFDSKFRKLAKRQGVKVLP is encoded by the coding sequence GTGCCAAGCATAGTTCTCCAGGAATTTGTTTGGTTTTTCAAAGGCGTTGGGTTTTCCGTTACTGAAACTTGGGAAATTCTGAATGGTTACACTAAGGATCCAAGGTTTAAAGGGCTTAATGATACTCCAAAAGTTGTGGAAAATGCTCTCAGAATTTTAATTGGAGAGAATCTTTCTCTCTCACGCTTCAATGATGCGATGATATTAGTTCATGCCCTCGAAAAAGGTGCTTTTGTGACCTTCGATTCGAAATTCAGAAAATTGGCCAAGAGACAAGGAGTCAAAGTTCTTCCATAA
- the gatE gene encoding Glu-tRNA(Gln) amidotransferase subunit GatE, producing the protein MENINYEEVGLKVGLEIHRQLDTNKLFSPVPSELTDNVDFTFQRMLRPTMSELGEVDPAALEEFKKGRIYTYEGNNELSDLVYMDEEPPRGPDREALEVALQIAYLLNAKPVDEVYYMRKIVIDGSNVSGFQRTAIIATDGKVETPWGTVGIPTICLEEDAARIIERKDKEVIYRIDRLGIPLIEISTTPDIHHPEQAKVVAKFIGDALRATRKVKRGLGTIRQDLNVSIKGGARIEIKGVQELDMIPLIIEREVQRQLNLLKIRDELRKRGVKPEDIKEEFYDVTDIFQNTKSKIIARTIKKGGRVLAIKLPKFRGLIGMEIQPGRRLGTEFADRAKKYVPGIFHIDELPNYGITQEEVDKIIERLNLGEEDAFVLVAAEEETAKNALREVIKRAREAIEGVPEETRRALPDGNTQYMRPLPGKARMYPETDIPPLRISDDLKKRIKENLPELPQAKVEKYIKEYKLDKSLAQTLVDDERDELFEELIKMGVKPSLAASVLVVVLKGLRKEVPIENITEEHIREAFKLYLEGKIAKEAFEEIFKELALHPEKTAERVAQEKGLTLLSEGEVVRIVEEVIQQNIDVVKAKGMGAMGLIMGRVMARVRGKADGKLVSQIVRKKLQELSS; encoded by the coding sequence ATGGAGAACATAAATTATGAAGAGGTAGGACTAAAAGTTGGTCTTGAAATTCACCGTCAGCTCGATACAAATAAGCTGTTCTCACCAGTTCCAAGCGAGCTAACTGATAATGTCGATTTCACATTCCAAAGAATGTTAAGGCCTACCATGAGCGAGCTAGGTGAAGTTGACCCTGCGGCACTTGAAGAATTCAAAAAGGGAAGGATATACACGTATGAAGGAAACAATGAGCTGAGTGATCTCGTATATATGGATGAGGAACCTCCAAGGGGTCCTGACAGGGAGGCTTTAGAGGTTGCACTGCAAATTGCCTACCTCCTAAACGCGAAGCCCGTGGATGAGGTATACTACATGAGGAAGATAGTGATAGATGGATCAAACGTCTCTGGATTCCAGAGGACGGCCATAATAGCTACAGACGGAAAAGTTGAGACGCCCTGGGGAACCGTCGGAATACCGACGATATGCCTTGAGGAAGATGCCGCAAGAATTATTGAGAGGAAAGATAAGGAGGTAATCTACAGGATAGACAGGCTCGGCATACCTCTAATCGAGATAAGCACAACCCCGGATATACACCATCCGGAGCAGGCCAAAGTTGTAGCAAAGTTCATTGGAGATGCCCTGAGGGCAACGAGGAAAGTCAAGCGCGGTCTTGGAACCATAAGACAGGATCTAAACGTCTCAATAAAGGGAGGAGCGAGAATAGAGATAAAGGGAGTTCAGGAGTTAGATATGATTCCTTTAATAATAGAGAGGGAAGTGCAGAGGCAACTAAACCTTCTCAAGATAAGGGATGAGCTTAGGAAGAGAGGGGTTAAGCCTGAAGACATAAAGGAAGAATTCTACGATGTAACCGACATCTTCCAGAATACCAAATCAAAGATCATCGCGAGAACTATCAAGAAGGGAGGAAGGGTTTTAGCGATAAAGCTTCCCAAGTTCAGGGGTCTAATAGGGATGGAAATTCAGCCCGGCAGGAGACTGGGGACTGAATTTGCGGACAGAGCAAAGAAGTACGTTCCTGGGATATTCCACATTGATGAGTTGCCAAACTACGGGATAACCCAAGAGGAAGTCGATAAGATAATCGAAAGGCTCAACCTCGGAGAAGAAGATGCATTCGTTTTAGTTGCCGCTGAGGAGGAAACGGCGAAGAATGCCCTTCGCGAAGTAATTAAGCGTGCGAGGGAGGCAATTGAGGGTGTTCCTGAAGAGACAAGGAGGGCCCTTCCAGATGGTAATACGCAGTACATGAGGCCTCTCCCAGGAAAGGCAAGGATGTATCCCGAGACTGATATACCTCCCCTGAGGATTTCAGATGATCTGAAGAAGAGGATAAAGGAGAACCTCCCAGAGTTGCCCCAGGCGAAGGTTGAAAAGTACATCAAAGAGTACAAGCTCGACAAAAGTCTAGCACAAACGCTGGTTGACGACGAGAGGGACGAATTATTTGAGGAACTAATTAAGATGGGTGTTAAGCCATCGCTTGCAGCCTCGGTTCTGGTGGTCGTTCTCAAGGGATTGAGAAAGGAAGTACCAATTGAGAACATCACCGAAGAGCACATCAGGGAGGCGTTCAAACTCTATCTGGAAGGAAAGATAGCGAAGGAGGCCTTTGAGGAGATATTCAAGGAGCTAGCCCTGCATCCGGAGAAGACAGCTGAGAGGGTGGCCCAGGAAAAAGGGCTAACGCTGTTGAGCGAGGGAGAGGTTGTGAGGATAGTTGAAGAGGTAATCCAGCAGAACATTGATGTCGTGAAGGCTAAGGGTATGGGAGCCATGGGCCTAATAATGGGAAGGGTAATGGCCAGAGTTAGGGGCAAGGCGGATGGTAAATTGGTAAGCCAGATCGTGAGGAAGAAACTCCAAGAGCTGTCCTCTTGA
- a CDS encoding antitoxin AF2212-like protein, whose product MRIRAVYVDGVFKPLDMAELEEGIEVEVVVRDEIKEQKLEGWDEDYYEYLTWAE is encoded by the coding sequence ATGAGAATTAGGGCAGTTTATGTGGATGGCGTCTTCAAGCCTCTGGACATGGCAGAACTTGAGGAGGGGATAGAAGTGGAGGTTGTAGTTAGGGATGAAATTAAGGAGCAGAAGCTTGAGGGATGGGATGAGGACTACTACGAGTACCTTACTTGGGCTGAGTGA
- the gatD gene encoding Glu-tRNA(Gln) amidotransferase subunit GatD, with product MNVEEFMKKHGIEVGDYVRLVKLEDGEKIEYEGLVMPPYELSEGDTLVIKLDNGYNIGIAVDKITSIEVVEKAKAKPEVHFKAELEPKPGLPSVTILGTGGTIASRIDYETGAVYPAFTAEELAKAVPEIFEIANVRPRLLFNIFSEDMKPSHWIKIAHEVAKELNSGAYGVIVAHGTDTMGYTSAALSFMLRDLAKPVILVGAQRSSDRPSSDAAMNLICSVRMATSEVAEVMVVMHGETGDTYCLAHRGTKVRKMHTSRRDAFRSINDIPIAKIWGDGRIEFLRDDYRKRGEGEVWVDDKLEEKVALVKIYPGTAPEIIDFLVDRGYRGIVIEGTGLGHTPNDMIPSIRRAVEEGVAVCMTSQCLYGRVNMNVYATGRKLLKAGVIPCEDMLPETAYVKLMWVLGHTQDLNEVRKMMLTNYAGEITPYTKPNTYLI from the coding sequence ATGAATGTTGAGGAATTCATGAAGAAACATGGAATTGAAGTTGGTGATTACGTCAGACTCGTTAAGCTAGAGGATGGGGAGAAAATTGAATACGAAGGCCTTGTAATGCCCCCCTATGAGCTCTCAGAAGGAGATACGCTCGTTATAAAGCTCGACAATGGATACAACATCGGAATTGCCGTGGATAAGATAACCTCTATAGAGGTTGTTGAGAAGGCAAAGGCAAAGCCAGAGGTTCACTTCAAGGCGGAGCTTGAGCCCAAGCCCGGCCTTCCGAGCGTGACTATCCTGGGGACCGGCGGAACTATTGCCAGTAGAATTGATTATGAGACTGGAGCAGTTTACCCAGCGTTCACAGCTGAGGAGCTTGCTAAAGCCGTCCCGGAGATATTTGAGATAGCAAACGTCAGGCCGAGATTGCTCTTTAACATCTTCAGCGAAGATATGAAGCCTTCACACTGGATTAAGATAGCTCATGAAGTCGCAAAGGAACTGAATTCCGGAGCTTATGGTGTTATTGTTGCACACGGAACCGATACGATGGGCTACACTTCTGCGGCCCTAAGCTTCATGCTCAGGGATCTTGCCAAGCCCGTAATATTGGTGGGTGCCCAGAGGAGTAGCGACAGACCGAGTAGTGATGCCGCGATGAACCTGATATGCTCCGTTAGGATGGCTACTAGTGAAGTGGCAGAGGTAATGGTTGTAATGCACGGAGAGACTGGGGATACTTACTGCCTTGCTCACAGGGGGACCAAAGTGAGGAAGATGCATACGAGCAGAAGGGATGCTTTCAGGAGCATAAACGATATTCCAATAGCTAAAATATGGGGCGATGGAAGAATAGAGTTCCTGAGGGATGATTACAGGAAGAGGGGCGAAGGAGAAGTGTGGGTTGACGATAAACTTGAGGAAAAAGTTGCTCTGGTAAAGATATACCCCGGCACTGCCCCTGAGATAATAGATTTCCTTGTTGACAGGGGATACAGGGGAATAGTTATAGAAGGCACTGGGCTTGGTCATACGCCAAACGACATGATACCCTCAATAAGGAGGGCTGTGGAAGAGGGGGTTGCCGTGTGCATGACTAGTCAGTGTCTCTATGGAAGGGTCAACATGAACGTTTATGCAACTGGGAGGAAGCTACTAAAGGCCGGTGTTATACCGTGTGAGGATATGCTGCCAGAGACTGCCTATGTAAAGCTAATGTGGGTCTTGGGCCACACCCAGGATCTCAATGAGGTCAGAAAAATGATGCTAACTAATTATGCTGGAGAAATAACCCCCTACACGAAGCCAAACACATATTTAATCTGA
- a CDS encoding MGH1-like glycoside hydrolase domain-containing protein, translated as MLSSGPSFVKIDRDKVSIFSYDTELCELEVKVEMPNKRIRGLKDNEYTERIIVANPSERSAKINPQIIIKPKFRDIFEVRGIATPLKRKIEVSERRYTYRGVDGFERWFKLSMEGDAEVRPKSFGEVKVRVTFETNLPIKMRKYKPKIKGRGLNGLLEKAITHISMLSVQVDGNPILLAGIPDYYCIFGRDSIISSLFLLPYAPEYAKGTLKVLARLQGKDVNEKTLEEPGKIPHEFRLGELSLSGKMPFSPYYGSIDATPLYIILAWEYFKATGNEKLIREIKCAILGAYEWILAKLKEDFVQYEYANPFKPMNQGWKDSKEGVPGAKPPIALVEVQGYAYGALMGVYNLLGIGEAREKAKKLKRRFKREFKGKKGYKLTPDSDVLASNQGHLLLTGIADDTDSVVKGLFSRELMTRWGIRTLGENEEAYDPFSYHNGSIWPHDNAIIALGLSRAGEKERADEIGKRVMDALCSLNKIPELYAGLDSPVPFEVERANEPQAWAAAAIFAFITVAVENGKTSLPDLKLKSRVNVEVKDGEVKVKTP; from the coding sequence ATGCTGTCAAGCGGGCCTTCCTTCGTCAAGATAGATCGAGATAAGGTAAGCATATTCTCCTACGATACCGAGCTATGCGAGCTTGAAGTAAAAGTGGAAATGCCGAATAAGAGGATAAGGGGGCTCAAGGATAATGAATACACCGAAAGGATAATAGTGGCAAATCCCAGTGAGAGAAGTGCTAAAATTAACCCGCAGATTATTATAAAGCCCAAGTTTAGGGATATATTTGAGGTCCGGGGAATAGCAACCCCACTTAAGAGGAAAATCGAGGTTTCTGAGAGAAGGTATACCTACAGAGGTGTCGACGGATTTGAGAGATGGTTCAAACTCTCCATGGAGGGAGATGCAGAGGTTAGGCCAAAGTCCTTTGGAGAGGTCAAGGTAAGGGTGACCTTCGAGACAAATCTCCCAATAAAAATGAGGAAGTATAAGCCCAAGATCAAGGGAAGAGGGCTAAATGGACTACTAGAAAAAGCAATCACTCACATTTCAATGTTGAGCGTCCAAGTTGATGGAAATCCAATACTGCTCGCTGGAATCCCCGACTATTACTGCATCTTCGGAAGGGATTCCATAATCTCCTCCCTCTTCCTCCTGCCATACGCCCCAGAGTACGCCAAAGGCACCCTCAAGGTGCTAGCAAGGCTCCAAGGAAAAGATGTCAATGAAAAAACATTGGAGGAGCCGGGCAAAATACCTCACGAGTTCAGGTTAGGAGAGTTGTCGCTCTCGGGAAAAATGCCCTTCTCTCCCTACTACGGCTCGATAGATGCAACACCCCTCTATATAATCCTCGCATGGGAGTACTTCAAAGCAACTGGCAACGAAAAGCTAATCAGAGAGATAAAGTGTGCGATTCTTGGGGCTTACGAGTGGATTCTAGCAAAGCTTAAGGAGGACTTTGTTCAGTACGAGTACGCAAATCCCTTTAAGCCTATGAATCAGGGATGGAAGGATTCTAAAGAGGGAGTTCCTGGAGCAAAACCTCCAATAGCACTTGTGGAAGTGCAGGGATATGCATATGGGGCCCTCATGGGAGTATATAACCTGTTAGGAATAGGAGAAGCCAGGGAAAAAGCGAAAAAGCTGAAACGAAGATTCAAGAGGGAATTCAAGGGGAAGAAGGGCTACAAGCTTACCCCAGACTCAGATGTCCTGGCGTCAAATCAAGGCCATCTACTGCTCACGGGGATAGCAGATGACACAGATAGTGTAGTTAAGGGCCTATTTTCACGAGAGTTGATGACCAGATGGGGGATAAGGACCCTGGGTGAGAATGAAGAAGCCTACGATCCCTTCAGCTATCACAATGGGAGCATATGGCCGCACGACAATGCAATAATAGCCCTGGGCCTTTCTAGGGCGGGGGAAAAGGAGAGGGCAGATGAAATCGGGAAGAGAGTTATGGATGCACTTTGTAGCCTCAACAAGATCCCAGAGCTGTACGCAGGCCTTGACTCACCCGTTCCCTTCGAAGTCGAGAGGGCAAATGAGCCACAAGCCTGGGCTGCAGCGGCAATATTCGCCTTCATAACGGTGGCCGTGGAAAATGGAAAAACATCGCTTCCAGACTTAAAGCTGAAGTCTAGGGTAAACGTTGAAGTTAAAGATGGAGAAGTTAAAGTAAAAACTCCCTGA
- a CDS encoding L-fucose/L-arabinose isomerase family protein codes for MIGIVTFTDPRPTALSKEREEAIKQKHNSLIKELSNEFEVLDINAVLGKYERDIFGINSIEEAIKAGRIAKSKDISGVILGLWHWTESNLVTYFLKEANLPVLLYSDGDPAWAGATCVTSVGASLWESSVNEHALRHSRVIGDVELVKSWARAVEAVSELSRKRLLLFGSPYTLGMEHLMDDLPRLKEFIGDFIMLDQYVILHQDVSEEDVERFYGWLLEKTNVKFDEKMLTPDSLKRQIRIYLGAKKVWERYKGEVAGVSIKCQPELSEIYGTTACLIPALFPFNADAFGEKPIVPATCEGDVKGTISSSLLYYLSGKPPLFGDIKYVDDEIVIIANCGASSLYYAKLSEDPEENLRAVTIQGQCQGKSGGALTYRTPPAEFTVARLIRRNGEYYLLYFLAEGVEITEEIEKKLKWGKQWPHTAIKNPLDAQEFINVMGANHLSLVPGDYTEELKLVAKIWGIKAVDLADPLDVREFLL; via the coding sequence ATGATTGGAATAGTCACATTTACTGACCCAAGACCAACGGCCCTATCCAAGGAAAGAGAGGAAGCAATTAAACAAAAACATAATTCCTTAATTAAAGAATTATCTAATGAGTTTGAAGTCCTTGATATAAACGCCGTGCTCGGGAAATACGAAAGGGATATATTTGGAATAAACAGCATTGAAGAAGCTATAAAGGCTGGGAGGATAGCTAAATCCAAGGACATTTCTGGAGTTATCCTGGGGCTGTGGCACTGGACCGAGAGTAACTTAGTCACGTACTTCCTTAAGGAAGCGAACTTGCCAGTTCTCCTTTATTCGGATGGGGATCCAGCTTGGGCCGGGGCAACCTGCGTTACATCCGTTGGAGCTTCCCTCTGGGAGAGCAGTGTTAATGAGCACGCTTTGAGGCACTCTAGAGTTATTGGGGATGTCGAGCTAGTTAAATCCTGGGCTAGGGCAGTTGAGGCGGTGAGTGAGCTTTCAAGGAAGAGGCTTCTGCTCTTTGGGAGTCCATACACGCTCGGAATGGAGCATTTAATGGACGATCTTCCAAGGCTTAAGGAATTCATCGGGGACTTCATAATGCTTGATCAGTACGTAATACTCCACCAGGATGTGAGTGAAGAGGACGTCGAGAGGTTCTACGGCTGGCTGCTTGAGAAGACAAATGTTAAGTTCGATGAAAAAATGCTCACTCCTGATTCACTAAAGAGGCAGATAAGGATTTATCTAGGCGCCAAAAAAGTCTGGGAGAGGTATAAGGGTGAAGTTGCGGGGGTCTCGATAAAGTGCCAGCCGGAGCTAAGCGAGATTTATGGAACCACGGCCTGTCTAATCCCGGCTCTCTTCCCGTTCAATGCCGATGCATTCGGGGAGAAGCCGATAGTCCCGGCCACCTGCGAGGGTGATGTCAAGGGAACAATAAGCTCCTCTCTTCTGTACTACCTGAGCGGAAAGCCTCCTCTGTTCGGCGATATAAAGTACGTGGATGACGAGATAGTGATAATAGCCAACTGTGGTGCCTCCTCCCTCTACTACGCTAAGCTCAGTGAGGATCCGGAGGAAAACCTCAGGGCCGTAACTATACAGGGTCAGTGTCAGGGGAAGAGCGGAGGGGCCTTAACGTACAGAACACCTCCCGCTGAGTTTACTGTTGCGAGGCTTATAAGGAGGAACGGCGAATACTACCTGCTGTACTTCCTAGCTGAGGGAGTTGAGATAACAGAGGAGATTGAGAAGAAACTCAAGTGGGGCAAGCAGTGGCCACACACTGCAATAAAGAACCCCCTCGATGCCCAAGAATTCATAAATGTTATGGGTGCAAACCACTTAAGCCTCGTTCCTGGAGACTACACCGAGGAGCTGAAGTTAGTTGCAAAGATTTGGGGGATTAAAGCCGTTGACCTTGCTGATCCCCTTGACGTCAGGGAGTTTTTACTTTAA
- a CDS encoding carbohydrate kinase family protein: MITSVGEVLIDMIAAEEGDLKDVGRFEKYPGGAPANVAVGVSRLGVEASLISKVGDDPFGRFLIERLKEEGVSINGIAIDTEKHTGVVFVQLKGAKPSFILYDGVAYFNLKREDIDLKILDESRIVHFGSVLLARSPSRETMLWVMGELRDRAVISFDVNIRRDLWRNREEEMFKTIEKAIKLTDILKVSDEELKLLEGEGIKAEGRLLTAITLGKKGCILRTQEHEVEIPGYPVKPIDTTGAGDAFTSALLVGIIAFREYFTESTLMKIGRFANLVAGLSTTKRGAWSVPRKEELMKYSEARDIVNRL, translated from the coding sequence ATGATAACCTCGGTCGGAGAAGTTCTCATAGATATGATAGCAGCTGAGGAAGGAGATTTAAAGGATGTTGGAAGGTTTGAAAAGTATCCTGGAGGCGCGCCGGCTAACGTTGCCGTTGGGGTTTCTAGACTAGGCGTGGAGGCCTCTCTGATAAGCAAAGTAGGAGATGATCCCTTTGGAAGATTCCTGATCGAAAGGTTGAAAGAGGAGGGTGTAAGCATAAATGGCATTGCCATCGATACTGAAAAGCATACAGGAGTTGTATTCGTCCAGCTTAAAGGTGCTAAGCCGTCCTTCATACTCTACGATGGCGTTGCATACTTCAACCTGAAGAGGGAGGATATAGATCTGAAGATCCTTGATGAGTCGAGAATAGTTCACTTTGGTTCCGTTCTACTGGCGAGAAGCCCAAGCAGGGAAACAATGCTATGGGTAATGGGAGAGCTCAGAGACAGGGCAGTTATCAGCTTCGACGTTAACATAAGGAGGGATCTATGGAGAAATAGAGAGGAGGAGATGTTCAAAACAATTGAAAAGGCCATAAAACTCACCGATATACTTAAGGTCAGCGATGAGGAGCTAAAACTATTGGAAGGAGAAGGAATAAAAGCAGAGGGGAGGTTACTGACCGCAATAACACTCGGAAAAAAAGGATGCATTTTAAGGACTCAAGAACATGAAGTTGAAATCCCAGGATATCCAGTGAAACCCATCGATACAACAGGTGCAGGAGATGCCTTCACATCAGCACTTCTTGTAGGTATCATTGCATTTAGGGAGTACTTTACTGAAAGCACTTTAATGAAAATCGGAAGGTTTGCAAACCTAGTCGCTGGCCTATCAACAACTAAAAGAGGCGCATGGAGCGTTCCAAGAAAAGAGGAATTAATGAAATATAGTGAGGCAAGAGATATAGTCAATAGGCTTTAA
- a CDS encoding DUF3213 domain-containing protein codes for MKRITIKLAKISEEDAMRLQYELSLNDAIYRVFINPYLREARITFDDSKIKLEEILEKLKDFQPNVTGMEEVSLEKVIEESMSWNHKLKAY; via the coding sequence ATGAAGAGAATCACGATAAAGCTTGCTAAGATCAGCGAGGAAGATGCTATGAGGCTTCAATACGAGCTTTCCCTCAACGATGCAATCTACAGGGTATTCATAAATCCGTACCTCAGGGAGGCTAGGATAACTTTTGATGACTCAAAGATAAAGCTCGAGGAAATACTTGAAAAGCTTAAGGACTTCCAGCCAAACGTCACAGGGATGGAGGAAGTTAGCCTAGAAAAAGTTATAGAGGAGAGCATGAGTTGGAACCACAAGCTTAAAGCCTATTGA
- the tes gene encoding tetraether lipid synthase Tes, with translation MAENVGEIPSGEKEFETLTRRMREIIEFPEITEEEFEKMLKSASRGYGSSLPHRTYSLCPESRRVVPAVVWEKDGMVWITKKCPEGMITDLYYEDVELYYRFSRWKFEEKKLFSVNVENTGVNCPFDCGLCARHRSHTSLLNIVLTNRCNLNCWYCFFYAREGEPIYEPTLDQIRMMLRNAKKEHPIGANAVQFTGGEPTLRDDLIEIIKIAKEEGYDHVQLNTDGIRLAFEPELVKKIREAGVNTLYLSYDGMTPQTNWKNHWEIPLIFENVRKAGGPGIVLVPTLIRNVNDHEAGAIINFGLNHLDIVRGVNFQPISLVGRVPKKERQRFRITIAGAIKKIEEQTNGAIAKEDWYPIPIAGHIARFFEIFTERKYYMTSHFACGAATYVFLDKEEKKVIPIPRFLDVEGFVEFLLEKADEIEKARFKGLAKLKAIGETVFLKFKQFYDEKYAPKGLDVLGLIKNAFMYGNYDALGKFHTRTLFLGMMHFMDEYNYDVERVERCVIHYAMPDGRIVPFCTFNVIPEIYRDKVQRQFSYSWEEWKKLHPEWEYRKDKYVRTKEFVEKMKKSELYRKTYIDIENYFAR, from the coding sequence ATGGCTGAAAACGTGGGAGAGATCCCTAGCGGTGAAAAAGAATTCGAAACTCTCACCAGAAGAATGCGTGAGATAATTGAATTCCCGGAGATAACCGAAGAAGAGTTTGAAAAAATGCTAAAGAGTGCAAGCAGGGGTTATGGTAGCTCTCTACCTCACAGGACATACTCGCTATGCCCCGAAAGTAGAAGGGTTGTTCCAGCTGTTGTATGGGAAAAAGATGGCATGGTTTGGATAACCAAAAAGTGTCCAGAGGGCATGATAACTGATCTATATTACGAAGATGTGGAGTTATATTACAGATTCTCAAGATGGAAGTTTGAAGAGAAAAAGTTGTTCTCCGTGAACGTTGAGAATACAGGTGTCAACTGCCCCTTTGACTGTGGTCTTTGTGCAAGACACCGCTCCCATACTAGCCTTTTGAACATTGTCCTAACGAACAGATGTAACTTAAATTGCTGGTATTGTTTCTTCTATGCCCGTGAAGGAGAACCAATTTATGAGCCAACTCTTGACCAGATTAGAATGATGCTTAGAAATGCGAAGAAGGAGCATCCAATAGGAGCTAATGCAGTTCAATTCACTGGTGGGGAGCCAACCCTTAGGGATGATTTAATTGAGATAATTAAGATAGCAAAGGAGGAAGGCTATGACCATGTTCAGCTAAACACCGATGGAATAAGGCTTGCCTTTGAGCCAGAGCTCGTGAAAAAGATAAGGGAAGCTGGCGTGAACACGCTCTATCTCAGCTACGATGGAATGACGCCCCAAACTAACTGGAAGAACCACTGGGAGATACCTTTGATATTTGAGAACGTGAGAAAGGCTGGAGGACCTGGAATAGTTCTCGTTCCAACTCTTATAAGGAACGTAAACGACCACGAGGCGGGGGCCATAATTAACTTCGGTCTTAACCATCTCGACATAGTCAGGGGAGTTAACTTCCAGCCAATATCTCTCGTTGGTAGAGTTCCAAAGAAGGAGAGGCAGAGGTTCAGGATTACGATAGCAGGAGCAATAAAGAAGATAGAGGAGCAAACCAACGGTGCAATAGCAAAGGAAGACTGGTATCCGATTCCAATTGCTGGCCACATAGCTAGGTTCTTTGAGATATTTACTGAAAGAAAGTATTATATGACAAGCCACTTTGCGTGCGGTGCTGCAACTTATGTATTCCTTGACAAAGAAGAGAAGAAGGTAATCCCAATTCCAAGGTTCTTAGATGTAGAGGGCTTCGTTGAGTTCCTACTAGAGAAGGCCGATGAAATCGAAAAGGCTAGGTTTAAGGGACTTGCAAAGCTTAAAGCAATAGGGGAGACAGTATTCCTTAAGTTCAAGCAGTTCTACGATGAAAAGTACGCTCCCAAGGGTCTCGATGTCCTAGGGCTAATCAAGAATGCATTCATGTACGGAAACTACGATGCTCTCGGTAAGTTCCACACTAGAACATTGTTCCTTGGAATGATGCACTTCATGGACGAGTACAACTATGACGTTGAGAGAGTCGAGAGGTGTGTCATTCACTATGCAATGCCCGACGGGAGGATAGTTCCGTTCTGTACGTTCAACGTTATCCCTGAGATATACAGGGATAAGGTTCAGAGACAGTTTAGCTACTCATGGGAGGAGTGGAAGAAGCTACATCCAGAGTGGGAGTACAGGAAGGACAAGTACGTGAGAACTAAGGAGTTTGTTGAGAAAATGAAGAAGAGTGAGCTCTACAGGAAGACGTACATCGACATCGAAAACTACTTCGCGAGGTGA
- a CDS encoding Na+/H+ antiporter subunit E, with the protein MTEASRVSKYLYTFIVLFVIWLFLTASLDPQELLIGAIFSAIVALLTYDIFTTRGLANLHPRRVAYFIAYIPYFLWAMILANLDVAYRVLHPKRPINPGIVECRTELKNNVGKLALANSITLTPGTITLDVDGDKYFIHWIDVKDASVEGASENITKPFEKFLKVIFE; encoded by the coding sequence ATGACAGAGGCAAGCCGAGTTAGCAAGTACTTGTACACATTCATCGTTTTATTCGTAATATGGCTTTTCTTAACGGCAAGCCTTGATCCCCAAGAACTCCTCATTGGGGCAATATTTTCTGCAATCGTTGCATTGCTCACGTATGACATCTTTACAACCAGAGGACTTGCAAACCTTCACCCAAGAAGAGTTGCCTACTTCATAGCGTATATCCCCTACTTCCTATGGGCCATGATCCTTGCAAACCTTGACGTAGCGTACAGGGTTCTGCACCCAAAGAGGCCGATAAACCCAGGAATCGTCGAGTGCAGGACAGAGCTTAAGAACAACGTAGGCAAGTTAGCGTTAGCCAATTCAATCACGCTGACCCCAGGAACGATAACCCTTGATGTCGATGGCGACAAGTACTTCATACACTGGATAGACGTAAAGGATGCCTCAGTTGAAGGGGCATCGGAGAACATTACGAAGCCTTTTGAAAAGTTTCTAAAGGTGATCTTCGAATGA